The Drosophila innubila isolate TH190305 chromosome 3R unlocalized genomic scaffold, UK_Dinn_1.0 2_E_3R, whole genome shotgun sequence genome has a segment encoding these proteins:
- the LOC117791839 gene encoding translation initiation factor IF-2, mitochondrial: protein MLKVNRIFQLGSTLRHRQFYTGITRLKRRKTAEEKKSPRIIEYSPKKLQPNNVAPANSAIDIWRHMSVSQLAKTLQRPLDDVQEAMLYVRGADNIEAAAKLEDLKIIQEIAKKLGVKTRVIAAPEIAAEEEHKERDVSPRPPAPAELLKQRPPVVTVMGHVDHGKTTLLDSLRGADVAAGEAGGITQHIGAFTVTLESGERVTFLDTPGHAAFSAMRARGAVATDIIVLVVAAEDGVMAQTREVIQLAKEALVPIIVALNKIDKPEANIEKSKRELAQMGLALEEHGGDVQVIPISALKGTNLQLLAEAVSTQATLMGLKADPTGLVEGIVVESKTDPRRGKLSTAIVSRGTLRKGSILVSGLSHAKVRGLFDHNGQPMIEAPPGTPVEILGWRELPLAGELILEVESEKKAHAVVKYREHQAQQEKIESSSDEIRKKEEEHQAKYRAEREARRLAGRFRVRGGQRVKQVDPNDGCPRVSVIIKGDVHGSVEALLDVLETYNSNDRCRLDIVHYGVGNVTEGDLELAKAFNAIIYAFSVETPQPKLARDVTVKSYNVIYHLIDDLKEQLSSKLPSVEVEEQLGEANVLQHFFINEGRKEIPVAGCRCTKGVLKKSQRFRLLRDGEIIYDGALESMRHLKNEVDSIKKDVECGLRLKDTKVLPQAGDTLQCYTTHMEAQQTDWDPGF from the exons ATGTTGAAAGTGAATAGAATATTTCAACTGGGCAGCACTCTGCGGCACCGGCAATTTTACACCGGCATTACGAGATTGAAGCGGCGAAAAACTGCAGAAGAGAAG AAATCCCCTAGAATTATAGAGTATTCGCCCAAGAAGTTGCAGCCAAACAATGTAGCGCCTGCAAACAGCGCCATAGACATTTGGAGACACATGAGCGTCTCACAGCTGGCGAAGACGTTGCAACGACCTTTGG ATGATGTACAGGAGGCTATGCTCTATGTGCGCGGAGCAGACAACATTGAGGCTGCTGCCAAGCTGGAAGATCTTAAGATTATTCAGGAAATTGCAAAGAAACTTGGCGTAAAAACACGAGTTATCGCCGCGCCTGAAATAGCTGCCGAGGAGGAGCACAAGGAGCGTGATGTGTCCCCCAGACCGCCTGCTCCGGCGGAGCTGCTCAAGCAACGTCCGCCTGTGGTAACTGTGATGGGTCATGTGGATCACGGCAAGACCACGTTGCTGGATTCACTGCGTGGCGCCGATGTTGCAGCTGGAGAAGCTGGTGGTATTACCCAGCATATTGGCGCCTTCACAGTTACTCTGGAGAGCGGAGAAAGAGTTACCTTCCTGGATACGCCGGGTCATGCGGCATTTAGTGCAATGCGAGCTAGAGGAGCTGTTGCAACCGATATAATTGTACTTGTGGTGGCTGCCGAGGATGGCGTCATGGCCCAAACTCGCGAGGTCATTCAACTGGCCAAAGAGGCTCTGGTGCCCATAATCGTGGCGCTAAACAAGATTGACAAACCCGAGGCAAATATT GAGAAAAGCAAACGGGAATTGGCACAAATGGGCTTGGCGCTGGAGGAGCACGGTGGCGATGTCCAAGTCATACCAATTTCAGCTCTCAAGGGCACCAACTTGCAGCTGCTGGCTGAAGCTGTCAGCACTCAGGCTACATTAATGGGCCTTAAAGCAGATCCCACAGGACTGGTTGAGGGCATCGTCGTCGAGTCCAAGACGGATCCACGACGCGGCAAACTATCCACGGCTATTGTCTCGCGCGGCACGTTGCGAAAGGGTTCGATCTTGGTGAGCGGCCTGTCACATGCCAAGGTGCGTGGACTATTTGATCACAATGGTCAACCGATGATAGAGGCTCCTCCAGGTACGCCAGTGGAAATCCTCGGCTGGCGAGAGCTGCCACTTGCCGGTGAGTTGATACTGGAGGTGGAATCGGAG aAAAAGGCGCATGCTGTTGTGAAGTATCGCGAGCACCAGGCTCAGCAGGAGAAGATCGAATCGAGCAGCGATGAGATTCGTAAAAAGGAGGAGGAGCATCAGGCCAAGTACCGAGCGGAGCGCGAGGCTCGCCGACTGGCTGGAAGGTTTAGAGTGCGAGGAGGTCAGAGGGTTAAACAGGTTGATCCGAATGATGGTTGTCCCCGAGTCAGTGTCATCATCAAGGGTGATGTGCACGGATCTGTGGAGGCCTTACTGGATGTACTTGAAACTTACAATAGCAATGATCGCTGCCGCCTGGACATTGTGCATTATGGCGTGGGCAATGTCACAGAAGGTGACCTTGAGCTGGCTAAGGCCTTTAATGCCATCATCTATGCGTTTTCTGTGGAAACACCACAGCCAAAGTTGGCCAGGGATGTGACTGTGAAGAGTTACAATGTCATTTATCATCTGATTGATGATCTAAAGGAGCAGCTCAGCAGCAAACTGCCATCTGTAGAGGTCGAGGAGCAACTTGGCGAAGCCAATGTGCTGCAACACTTCTTCATCAATGAGGGACGCAAGGAGATTCCTGTCGCTGGCTGCCGTTGCACCAAAGGCGTTCTCAAGAAAAGCCAAAGGTTTCGGCTTCTCAGAGATGGAGAGATTATTTACGATGGCGCCTTGGAGTCGATGCGGCATTTGAAAAACGAGGTGGATTCGATTAAGAAAGATGTGGAATGTGGATTGCGGCTTAAGGACACGAAGGTGTTGCCACAAGCGGGCGACACATTGCAATGCTATACGACGCACATGGAAGCACAGCAAACGGATTGGGATCCTGGTTTCTAG